Proteins encoded by one window of Sus scrofa isolate TJ Tabasco breed Duroc chromosome 12, Sscrofa11.1, whole genome shotgun sequence:
- the CAMKK1 gene encoding calcium/calmodulin-dependent protein kinase kinase 1 isoform X1: MEGGPAVCCQDPRAELVERVAAIDVAHLEETDDSPEPTRNCVDPPPRARAASMIPGGASRHLAARPSLSARKFSLQERPAGSCLEAQAGPYATGPASHISPRAWRRPTIESHHVAISDAEDCVQLNQYKLQSEIGKGAYGVVRLAYNESEDRHYAMKVLSKKKLLKQYGFPRRPPPRGSQAAQGGPAKQLLPLERVYQEIAILKKLDHVNVVKLIEVLDDPAEDNLYLVFDLLRKGPVMEVPCDKPFPEEQARLYLRDIILGLEYLHYQKIIHRDIKPSNLLLGDDGHVKIADFGVSNQFEGNDARLSSTAGTPAFMAPEAISDSGQSFSGKALDVWATGVTLYCFVYGKCPFIDDYILALHRKIKNEAVVFPEERTGYLCTCAGTLSCTRALGVSPLLSDKPKVSEELKDLILKMLDKNPETRIGVPDIKLHPWVTKNGEEPLPSEKEHCSVVEVTEEEVKNSVRLIPSWTTVILVKSMLRKRSFGNPFEPQARREERSMSAPGNLVSKDGCGEGGKSPELPGVQEDEAAS; this comes from the exons ATGGAGGGGGGCCCAGCAGTCTGCTGCCAGGACCCTCGGGCAGAGTTGGTGGAGCGGGTGGCAGCCATCGATGTGGCGCACTTGGAGGAGACAGACGACAGCCCAGAGCCTACCAGGAACTGTGTGGATCCTCCACCACGGGCCAGAGCTGCCTCCATGATCCCTGGCGGTGCTTCAAGACACCTCGCAGCCCGGCCCAGCCTCTCAGCTAGAAAGTTCTCCCTGCAGGAGCGGCCAGCGGGGAGCTGCCTGGAGGCCCAGGCTGGGCCTTACGCCACAGGGCCTGCCAGCCACATCTCCCCACGGGCCTGGCGCCGGCCCACCATCGAGTCCCACCATGTGGCCATCTCAGATGCAGAG GACTGTGTGCAGCTAAACCAGTACAAGCTGCAGAGTGAGATTGGCAAG GGTGCCTACGGTGTGGTGAGGCTGGCCTACAACGAAAGTGAAGACAGGCACTAT GCAATGAAAGTTCTTTCCAAGAAGAAGTTACTGAAGCAGTATGGCTTTCCGC GTCGCCCGCCTcctagaggctcccaggctgcccAGGGAGGACCAGCTAAACAGCTGCTGCCCCTGGAGCGGGTGTATCAGGAGATTGCCATCCTGAAGAAGCTGGACCACGTGAATGTGGTCAAACTGATTGAG gtCCTGGATGACCCAGCTGAGGACAATCTCTATTTGG tgtttgaCCTCCTGAGAAAGGG GCCGGTCATGGAGGTGCCCTGCGACAAGCCCTTCCCCGAGGAGCAAGCGCGCCTCTACCTGCGGGACATCATCCTGGGCCTTGAGTACT TGCACTACCAGAAGATCATCCACAGGGACATCAAGCCGTCCAACCTGCTCCTGGGGGACGACGGGCACGTGAAGATCGCTGACTTTGGTGTCAGCAACCAGTTCGAGGGGAATGACGCTCGGCTGTCCAGCACGGCAGGGACCCCGGCGTTCATGGCCCCCGAAGCCATTTCTGATTCCGGCCAGAGCTTCAGTGGGAAG GCTTTGGACGTGTGGGCCACTGGGGTCACGCTGTACTGCTTCGTCTATGGGAAG TGCCCGTTCATCGATGATTACATCCTGGCCCTGCACCGCAAGATCAAGAATGAGGCCGTGGTGTTCCCCGAGGA GAGAACAGGATACCTGTGTACTTGCGCTGGAACTCTCTCCTGCACCCGGGCCTTGGGTGTGTCCCCCCTGCTCTCTGACAA GCCAAAGGTCAGTGAAGAGCTCAAGGATTTAATCCTGAAGATGCTAGACAAGAACCCGGAAACGAGAATTGGGGTGCCAGACATCAAG TTACACCCCTGGGTGACCAAGAACGGGGAGGAGCCCCTTCCCTCGGAGAAGGAGCACTGCAGCGTGGTGGAGGTGACCGAGGAGGAGGTCAAGAATTCAGTCAGGCTCATCCCCAGCTGGACCACAGTG ATCCTGGTTAAGTCCATGCTGAGGAAGCGTTCCTTTGGGAACCCATTTGAGCCCCAGGCGCGTAGAGAAGAGCGATCCATGTCGGCTCCAGGAAACTTAGTGTC GAAAGACGGGTGTGGTGAAGGAGGCAAAAGCCCGGAGCTCCCTGGCGTCCAAGAAGATGAGGCTGCGTCCTGA
- the CAMKK1 gene encoding calcium/calmodulin-dependent protein kinase kinase 1 isoform X2 translates to MEGGPAVCCQDPRAELVERVAAIDVAHLEETDDSPEPTRNCVDPPPRARAASMIPGGASRHLAARPSLSARKFSLQERPAGSCLEAQAGPYATGPASHISPRAWRRPTIESHHVAISDAEDCVQLNQYKLQSEIGKGAYGVVRLAYNESEDRHYAMKVLSKKKLLKQYGFPRRPPPRGSQAAQGGPAKQLLPLERVYQEIAILKKLDHVNVVKLIEVLDDPAEDNLYLVFDLLRKGPVMEVPCDKPFPEEQARLYLRDIILGLEYLHYQKIIHRDIKPSNLLLGDDGHVKIADFGVSNQFEGNDARLSSTAGTPAFMAPEAISDSGQSFSGKALDVWATGVTLYCFVYGKCPFIDDYILALHRKIKNEAVVFPEEPKVSEELKDLILKMLDKNPETRIGVPDIKLHPWVTKNGEEPLPSEKEHCSVVEVTEEEVKNSVRLIPSWTTVILVKSMLRKRSFGNPFEPQARREERSMSAPGNLVSKDGCGEGGKSPELPGVQEDEAAS, encoded by the exons ATGGAGGGGGGCCCAGCAGTCTGCTGCCAGGACCCTCGGGCAGAGTTGGTGGAGCGGGTGGCAGCCATCGATGTGGCGCACTTGGAGGAGACAGACGACAGCCCAGAGCCTACCAGGAACTGTGTGGATCCTCCACCACGGGCCAGAGCTGCCTCCATGATCCCTGGCGGTGCTTCAAGACACCTCGCAGCCCGGCCCAGCCTCTCAGCTAGAAAGTTCTCCCTGCAGGAGCGGCCAGCGGGGAGCTGCCTGGAGGCCCAGGCTGGGCCTTACGCCACAGGGCCTGCCAGCCACATCTCCCCACGGGCCTGGCGCCGGCCCACCATCGAGTCCCACCATGTGGCCATCTCAGATGCAGAG GACTGTGTGCAGCTAAACCAGTACAAGCTGCAGAGTGAGATTGGCAAG GGTGCCTACGGTGTGGTGAGGCTGGCCTACAACGAAAGTGAAGACAGGCACTAT GCAATGAAAGTTCTTTCCAAGAAGAAGTTACTGAAGCAGTATGGCTTTCCGC GTCGCCCGCCTcctagaggctcccaggctgcccAGGGAGGACCAGCTAAACAGCTGCTGCCCCTGGAGCGGGTGTATCAGGAGATTGCCATCCTGAAGAAGCTGGACCACGTGAATGTGGTCAAACTGATTGAG gtCCTGGATGACCCAGCTGAGGACAATCTCTATTTGG tgtttgaCCTCCTGAGAAAGGG GCCGGTCATGGAGGTGCCCTGCGACAAGCCCTTCCCCGAGGAGCAAGCGCGCCTCTACCTGCGGGACATCATCCTGGGCCTTGAGTACT TGCACTACCAGAAGATCATCCACAGGGACATCAAGCCGTCCAACCTGCTCCTGGGGGACGACGGGCACGTGAAGATCGCTGACTTTGGTGTCAGCAACCAGTTCGAGGGGAATGACGCTCGGCTGTCCAGCACGGCAGGGACCCCGGCGTTCATGGCCCCCGAAGCCATTTCTGATTCCGGCCAGAGCTTCAGTGGGAAG GCTTTGGACGTGTGGGCCACTGGGGTCACGCTGTACTGCTTCGTCTATGGGAAG TGCCCGTTCATCGATGATTACATCCTGGCCCTGCACCGCAAGATCAAGAATGAGGCCGTGGTGTTCCCCGAGGA GCCAAAGGTCAGTGAAGAGCTCAAGGATTTAATCCTGAAGATGCTAGACAAGAACCCGGAAACGAGAATTGGGGTGCCAGACATCAAG TTACACCCCTGGGTGACCAAGAACGGGGAGGAGCCCCTTCCCTCGGAGAAGGAGCACTGCAGCGTGGTGGAGGTGACCGAGGAGGAGGTCAAGAATTCAGTCAGGCTCATCCCCAGCTGGACCACAGTG ATCCTGGTTAAGTCCATGCTGAGGAAGCGTTCCTTTGGGAACCCATTTGAGCCCCAGGCGCGTAGAGAAGAGCGATCCATGTCGGCTCCAGGAAACTTAGTGTC GAAAGACGGGTGTGGTGAAGGAGGCAAAAGCCCGGAGCTCCCTGGCGTCCAAGAAGATGAGGCTGCGTCCTGA